One segment of Candidatus Gorgyraea atricola DNA contains the following:
- the murA gene encoding UDP-N-acetylglucosamine 1-carboxyvinyltransferase yields the protein MDKFIVEGGVRLKGSVELSGAKNAALPILAATLLTDRKSIIKNVPPLRDVYTMLRIMRYLGAKVAMEDDTVIVEPAGYSNYTAPYKLVSTMRASICVLGPVLAKLKHAEVSMPGGCVIGPRPIDLHVKGLRSIGADIKIEHGYIVANAKELRGSRVYLGGNFGSSVLATANLMMAATLAKGKTVIESAACEPEIDDLARFLIKMGAKIKGNGTPVIEIDGVRSLHGAEHSVIYDRIEAGTFMIASAITGGDIFIKHARIEHVGALVDKLKSVGIKVTSVKDGLHVKKSRSLKPVDVATLPYPGFPTDMQAQMMALMTATKGISVITEKIYPERFMHVSELARMGAQVFLEGPSAIVKGATRLSGAPVMASDLRASAALILAGLVAKGKTEISRIYHIDRGYHNIEEKLEKLGAKIKREKEE from the coding sequence ATGGATAAGTTTATTGTAGAAGGCGGGGTAAGGTTAAAAGGCAGCGTTGAGTTAAGCGGCGCAAAGAACGCGGCGCTCCCTATTCTGGCAGCAACACTTTTAACAGACAGAAAATCAATAATAAAAAATGTGCCGCCACTGAGAGACGTCTATACTATGCTTCGGATAATGCGTTATCTGGGCGCAAAGGTGGCAATGGAAGACGATACTGTTATAGTGGAGCCAGCTGGTTATTCCAATTATACTGCGCCATATAAGCTGGTGAGTACAATGAGGGCTTCTATATGCGTGCTTGGCCCTGTATTGGCTAAGCTAAAGCATGCAGAAGTTTCAATGCCTGGCGGATGCGTCATAGGTCCAAGGCCTATTGATTTACATGTAAAAGGGTTGCGTTCAATAGGAGCTGATATCAAGATCGAACATGGTTATATAGTAGCAAATGCGAAAGAGCTTCGAGGGAGCAGGGTGTATCTTGGTGGAAATTTTGGTTCAAGTGTCCTGGCAACTGCAAATCTTATGATGGCTGCGACACTCGCAAAAGGTAAGACTGTGATTGAAAGCGCTGCATGCGAACCAGAGATAGATGATCTGGCAAGATTTCTTATTAAGATGGGCGCTAAGATAAAAGGAAACGGAACACCTGTCATAGAGATAGATGGTGTACGCTCGCTTCATGGCGCAGAGCACTCAGTGATTTACGACAGGATCGAGGCAGGCACCTTTATGATAGCGAGCGCTATTACAGGGGGAGACATATTTATAAAGCATGCCAGGATAGAGCATGTAGGGGCCTTGGTAGATAAATTAAAGAGTGTTGGGATAAAGGTTACGAGTGTCAAAGATGGTCTGCACGTTAAAAAGTCCCGCTCTTTAAAGCCAGTAGATGTTGCGACTCTGCCATACCCTGGCTTTCCAACTGATATGCAGGCGCAGATGATGGCGCTTATGACAGCGACAAAGGGCATCAGTGTCATCACTGAGAAGATATATCCTGAAAGGTTTATGCACGTGAGCGAGCTCGCAAGGATGGGCGCGCAGGTATTTCTCGAAGGGCCAAGCGCGATCGTGAAGGGAGCTACGCGGCTTAGCGGCGCGCCAGTAATGGCGTCAGATCTTCGCGCGTCCGCGGCATTGATACTCGCGGGCTTGGTTGCCAAAGGAAAGACAGAGATATCCAGGATCTATCATATAGACAGGGGATATCACAACATCGAAGAAAAGCTAGAAAAATTAGGAGCTAAAATAAAAAGAGAGAAGGAGGAATAA
- the prmC gene encoding peptide chain release factor N(5)-glutamine methyltransferase has translation MIEPIQYTEGRTDFMGLDFVVNKDVFIPRPETEMLVWEVLEGTRGRGQGTRVLDLCTGSGNIAVSLAHALPDAEIVATDISGASLEIARKNATRHKVEKNITFYEGDLFKGLPLEKREKFDIIVCNPPYVKKADFEWLQEEVRCEPRRALYGGEDGLDFYRRIENEAPVYLREKGSIFLEIGFGQRDAILDIFGAKSIYRIYRVKRDFSDIDRIVWISLL, from the coding sequence ATGATTGAACCTATTCAATATACAGAAGGTCGTACTGATTTCATGGGACTGGACTTTGTCGTGAATAAAGACGTGTTTATTCCGAGGCCGGAGACGGAGATGCTTGTTTGGGAGGTGTTGGAAGGGACAAGGGGCAGGGGACAAGGGACAAGGGTGTTGGATCTCTGTACTGGGTCGGGGAATATTGCTGTTAGTTTGGCGCATGCGCTTCCTGATGCAGAAATCGTTGCTACGGATATTTCAGGGGCAAGTCTTGAGATTGCAAGAAAAAATGCTACGCGTCATAAGGTTGAGAAGAACATTACATTTTACGAAGGCGATCTTTTTAAAGGTTTACCGTTGGAAAAAAGAGAGAAATTTGATATAATAGTATGCAACCCGCCGTATGTAAAAAAGGCTGATTTTGAATGGCTGCAGGAAGAGGTGCGCTGCGAGCCAAGAAGAGCCCTGTATGGCGGAGAGGATGGCTTGGATTTTTACAGGCGCATAGAGAATGAGGCGCCAGTGTATTTAAGAGAGAAGGGCTCTATATTTTTAGAGATAGGTTTTGGGCAGAGGGATGCAATATTGGATATATTTGGGGCAAAAAGTATATATAGGATATATAGGGTAAAAAGGGACTTTAGTGACATAGATAGGATTGTATGGATAAGTTTATTGTAG
- the prfA gene encoding peptide chain release factor 1, translating to MFEKFDAQLKRYEEIHGFMMDSGVVSDRERYQKLAKELASLEDTVAKYKEYKKILAEISDTERLLEKESHAELIDMAKKEISELKKKKGGLQLKLEEMILDEDVDAAKDVIMEIRAGTGGAEASLFAGDLFRMYSKHAVKAGWKIEVMDSHIAEAGGFKEVIFSIKGKNVYKKLKHEKGAHRVQRVPTTESSGRIHTSAVTVAVLPEAEDVDMQINPQDLKIDTYRAGGAGGQHVNVTDSAVRITHIPTGTVVQCQNERSQHKNKAAAMKVLKARVLDNLRREQQKKTASDRKNQVGTGDRSEKIRTYNFPDRRVTDHRIGFTIHKLDRVMEGEIDEIIDALLQAERKLKLGQGAQGETSAT from the coding sequence ATGTTTGAGAAATTTGATGCTCAGCTAAAACGCTATGAAGAGATCCATGGTTTTATGATGGATAGTGGGGTGGTTTCTGACAGGGAGAGATATCAGAAGCTTGCCAAGGAACTTGCGTCCCTGGAAGATACCGTAGCGAAATACAAAGAATACAAGAAGATCCTTGCTGAGATAAGCGACACAGAGAGGCTTTTGGAAAAAGAGTCGCATGCTGAGCTTATTGACATGGCAAAGAAGGAGATCAGCGAGCTGAAAAAGAAGAAGGGTGGATTGCAACTCAAGCTCGAAGAGATGATCCTGGATGAGGATGTAGATGCCGCTAAAGACGTCATTATGGAGATAAGGGCAGGCACAGGAGGCGCGGAGGCATCGTTATTCGCGGGAGATCTTTTCAGAATGTATTCCAAGCATGCTGTAAAGGCTGGCTGGAAGATAGAGGTGATGGATAGCCACATTGCAGAGGCTGGAGGCTTCAAGGAAGTAATATTTTCCATAAAAGGAAAGAATGTCTATAAAAAATTAAAGCATGAAAAGGGAGCGCACAGAGTGCAGCGCGTTCCTACCACTGAGTCTTCTGGCAGGATACATACCTCTGCCGTAACTGTGGCTGTCTTGCCTGAAGCAGAGGATGTGGATATGCAGATAAATCCGCAGGATTTGAAGATAGATACTTATCGTGCGGGTGGCGCAGGAGGTCAGCATGTGAATGTCACGGATTCTGCTGTAAGGATCACGCATATCCCGACCGGGACAGTGGTGCAATGTCAGAATGAGCGATCTCAACACAAAAACAAGGCCGCCGCAATGAAGGTGCTTAAAGCGAGGGTGCTTGATAATCTGCGGCGGGAACAGCAAAAAAAGACAGCAAGCGATAGAAAAAACCAGGTAGGCACAGGCGATCGCAGCGAAAAGATACGGACGTATAATTTTCCAGATAGGCGCGTGACTGACCACAGGATAGGATTTACGATTCACAAGCTGGACAGGGTAATGGAAGGTGAGATAGACGAGATCATAGACGCGCTTTTGCAGGCAGAGAGAAAATTAAAACTGGGACAGGGTGCCCAAGGCGAAACCTCCGCCACATAA
- the rpmE gene encoding 50S ribosomal protein L31, translated as MREKIHPNYKDTTIICACGEVIHTRSTKQNIRVEICSKCHPFFTGKQKFIDSAGRVEKFLKKYKKK; from the coding sequence ATGAGGGAGAAGATACATCCGAATTACAAGGATACGACCATTATATGCGCGTGTGGTGAGGTTATTCATACACGCTCTACAAAGCAGAATATCCGCGTGGAGATATGTTCCAAATGTCACCCATTCTTCACGGGCAAGCAAAAATTCATTGATTCTGCCGGCAGGGTCGAGAAGTTCTTGAAGAAATACAAGAAGAAATAA
- the rho gene encoding transcription termination factor Rho translates to MNVKEKLDIEKLKSLKVSELNKVAVDLKVNGVSGLRKQELIFKVLQAQTEKAGLIFGEGVLETLPDGFGFLRSVNYNYLPGPDDIYVSPSQIKKFSMRTGDTVSGQIRPPKEGEKYFALLKVEAINFEGPEASKDKILFDNLTPLYPNERFKLETKKDELSTRVMDLLTPIGKGQRGMIVAPPYSGKTIIMQKVANSIAINCPDASIMVLLIDERPEEVTDMQRSVKGEVVSSTFDEPAERHVQVAEMVLAKARRLVEHKKDVVILLDSITRLARAYNTVVPHSGKILSGGVDSSALHKPKRFFGAARNIEEGGSLTIIATALVDTGSRMDEVIFEEFKGTGNMELQMDRNLFQRRVYPAIDIKRSNTRKEELLMSEKELQRVWILRKVLNELNSIEAMELLLGKLRRTKSNEEFLESMNQ, encoded by the coding sequence ATGAATGTAAAAGAGAAATTAGATATTGAAAAACTTAAATCCTTGAAAGTGTCAGAGCTGAACAAGGTGGCGGTAGATCTAAAGGTCAATGGTGTGAGTGGGCTGAGAAAGCAGGAGCTGATATTTAAGGTGCTTCAGGCGCAGACAGAAAAGGCAGGCCTCATATTTGGCGAGGGCGTGCTGGAGACGCTTCCTGATGGATTTGGATTTTTGCGCTCTGTCAATTACAATTATCTTCCAGGTCCGGATGATATATATGTCTCACCTTCGCAGATTAAAAAATTTAGCATGCGCACGGGCGATACTGTGAGCGGGCAGATAAGGCCGCCAAAGGAGGGTGAAAAATATTTTGCGCTCCTTAAGGTAGAGGCGATAAATTTTGAAGGGCCTGAGGCCTCAAAGGATAAGATATTATTCGATAACCTTACACCTCTTTATCCGAACGAGAGATTTAAATTGGAAACAAAAAAGGATGAGCTTTCAACACGGGTAATGGATCTATTGACACCCATAGGAAAAGGGCAGAGGGGTATGATAGTCGCCCCGCCTTACAGTGGAAAAACCATTATCATGCAGAAGGTGGCGAATAGCATAGCGATAAACTGTCCTGATGCCTCTATAATGGTACTTCTTATAGATGAGAGACCTGAAGAGGTTACGGATATGCAGCGCTCAGTAAAAGGCGAGGTAGTAAGTTCGACATTTGACGAGCCTGCTGAGAGGCACGTGCAGGTGGCAGAGATGGTGCTTGCGAAGGCAAGGCGGCTTGTCGAGCATAAGAAGGATGTCGTGATACTTCTCGATAGCATAACGCGTTTGGCAAGGGCGTATAACACAGTTGTGCCGCATTCTGGAAAGATACTTTCAGGCGGTGTGGATTCGAGCGCGCTTCATAAACCAAAGAGATTCTTCGGCGCTGCCAGGAACATAGAAGAGGGCGGGAGCCTTACGATAATAGCTACTGCCTTAGTTGACACAGGCAGTAGGATGGACGAGGTCATATTCGAGGAATTTAAAGGAACTGGAAACATGGAGCTGCAGATGGATAGAAACCTGTTCCAGAGAAGGGTCTACCCAGCGATCGACATCAAAAGATCAAACACAAGAAAAGAAGAGCTTTTGATGAGCGAGAAAGAACTGCAGAGGGTGTGGATATTAAGAAAGGTCCTGAATGAGCTAAACAGTATTGAGGCAATGGAGCTTCTTCTTGGCAAGCTCAGAAGGACAAAGTCGAACGAGGAATTTTTAGAGAGCATGAACCAATAA
- the coaE gene encoding dephospho-CoA kinase (Dephospho-CoA kinase (CoaE) performs the final step in coenzyme A biosynthesis.) — MLIGITGNYGSGKSTVAKMFARCGAFVIDADRVCHSLMERPKQVYKKIIKHFGAGILDARKNIHRHRLAEIVFSNRSRLDLLNKLVHPSAIKEINKIIRRNKKRKIVVDAALLIESDFYKNMDKIIVVKADSRKKDSLQRIRMQASLKKKLTLADFTIDNSGSKKKTLSQVRKIWKQLGV; from the coding sequence ATGTTAATAGGAATCACGGGTAATTATGGCAGCGGCAAGAGTACTGTTGCAAAGATGTTTGCGAGGTGCGGCGCCTTTGTGATCGACGCTGACAGGGTTTGCCATTCCCTGATGGAGCGCCCTAAACAAGTGTACAAAAAGATCATTAAGCATTTCGGAGCAGGCATACTTGATGCGAGAAAGAATATCCACAGGCACAGGCTTGCAGAGATCGTGTTTAGTAATAGATCGAGATTGGATCTATTGAATAAATTAGTACATCCATCTGCGATAAAAGAAATAAATAAAATAATTCGAAGAAATAAAAAGAGAAAGATTGTTGTGGATGCCGCGCTTCTGATAGAGAGTGATTTTTATAAAAATATGGACAAAATAATCGTTGTCAAAGCCGACTCAAGGAAAAAGGACAGCTTACAGAGAATAAGGATGCAGGCGAGTTTAAAAAAAAAGCTGACGCTTGCAGACTTTACCATAGATAATAGCGGATCGAAGAAAAAAACACTATCCCAGGTCAGGAAGATCTGGAAACAATTAGGAGTGTGA
- the polA gene encoding DNA polymerase I, with protein sequence MKKKKLFLIDGNSYCYRAFYAIKELRNSKGMPTNAVYGFVLMLKKLLASEKPDYLAIAFDLKGPTFRHKKFKDYKITRKPMPDDLVSQMALIKEVVSAYNIPIFEKQGFEADDILATIAKKVSKKDIMTYVMTGDKDMLQFVSENIKICSTHKEGLIYDRKKVEERFSGLGPESIVDLMALAGDQTDNIPGVHGIGEKTAIDLIKEFGDIGMLYKNLDKIKSDSKRKTLKDGEESAHMSKELAILDSAVPIDIDEESMRLSEPDTQRLLGIFKDLEFKAFAKEFSSQDSQVRQEASYETITNKAKFDELVKKLKKQDSFVLDFETTGEDPLQARPLGVSFCWEPGKAYYVALAKGQGTPYENQRFRTGQARDKGQGVGMAYAFSALKPILEDEKIKKIGQNIKYEKLILAMQGIELKGIEFDTMIASYLLNPSKLNHNLDDIAFEYLDHKMISMTDLLGSGKKKINMDEVPLDSLSEYSCEDSDVTLRLKQILEKELFKKELSSLFNDIEMPLVEVLSQIERNGVKIDTALLKKESKEVEAILADTVKNIYKMAGGEFNINSPKQLSKILFEQLELPVIKKTKTGFSTDVGVLERLSSVHPLPKELLLYRELSKLKSTYIDALPELINKKTGRLHTSFNQTVTATGRLSSSKPNLQNIPIKTEQGRRIRKAFIGEKDRYIVAADYSQIELRILAHLSGDEELVDAFEKDIDVHTHTASLIFDVDEKGVTPEMRSNAKTVNFGIVYGISAFGLSRGLSIDPASAQQFIDAYFERYPRVKTYMEDTIESARDIGYVTTLFNRRRYIPEINTGGAREQQQAERIAINAPVQGSAADLIKIAMIDIHKEIKKQKLSSVMTLQVHDELVFEAPKKELETMKELIRTKMEGAVKLRVPVKVTVKCGKNWLEMEEC encoded by the coding sequence ATGAAAAAGAAGAAATTATTTTTGATTGATGGAAATTCTTATTGTTACAGGGCTTTTTATGCCATAAAAGAGCTCAGAAACTCGAAGGGCATGCCGACAAACGCGGTCTACGGATTTGTGTTGATGCTCAAAAAGTTGCTCGCTAGCGAAAAACCGGATTATCTCGCTATAGCCTTTGATCTAAAAGGCCCGACATTCAGGCATAAGAAATTCAAGGATTATAAGATAACGCGAAAACCCATGCCAGATGACCTTGTCTCGCAGATGGCGCTCATAAAAGAGGTAGTATCGGCGTATAATATTCCGATATTTGAAAAACAGGGCTTTGAGGCAGATGATATCCTTGCCACGATCGCCAAAAAGGTTTCAAAAAAAGACATAATGACCTACGTAATGACTGGCGATAAAGATATGTTGCAGTTCGTAAGCGAGAATATAAAGATATGTTCCACGCATAAGGAAGGCCTTATTTATGATAGAAAAAAGGTGGAAGAGAGGTTTTCCGGCCTGGGGCCTGAGAGTATCGTGGATCTTATGGCGCTTGCAGGGGACCAGACAGATAACATACCAGGCGTGCACGGCATAGGCGAAAAGACAGCCATTGATTTAATAAAGGAGTTTGGTGATATAGGCATGCTCTACAAGAATCTTGATAAGATAAAAAGCGATTCAAAAAGAAAGACTTTAAAGGACGGCGAAGAGAGCGCTCACATGTCAAAGGAGCTGGCTATCCTGGATAGCGCTGTGCCTATAGATATAGACGAAGAATCCATGCGCTTGAGTGAACCTGATACACAAAGACTTTTGGGTATCTTTAAAGACCTGGAATTCAAGGCCTTTGCAAAAGAGTTTTCGTCTCAAGATTCTCAGGTGCGGCAAGAGGCCAGCTACGAGACCATAACCAATAAGGCCAAATTTGATGAGCTTGTGAAAAAATTGAAGAAGCAGGATTCGTTTGTCTTAGACTTCGAAACTACAGGCGAGGATCCTTTGCAGGCAAGGCCACTTGGTGTTTCGTTTTGCTGGGAACCAGGCAAGGCATACTATGTGGCGTTAGCGAAGGGACAAGGGACCCCATACGAAAATCAAAGATTTCGTACGGGGCAGGCAAGGGACAAGGGACAAGGGGTTGGGATGGCGTATGCGTTTAGTGCTCTGAAACCAATCCTAGAGGACGAAAAGATAAAAAAGATCGGGCAAAATATCAAGTATGAAAAGCTTATCCTGGCAATGCAGGGTATAGAGCTTAAGGGGATCGAGTTCGATACGATGATCGCGTCGTATTTATTAAATCCTTCAAAGCTTAATCATAATCTCGATGACATTGCATTTGAATACCTTGACCACAAGATGATATCAATGACAGATCTTTTAGGCTCTGGCAAAAAAAAGATAAACATGGACGAGGTGCCCCTGGATAGCCTTTCTGAATATTCCTGCGAGGATAGCGATGTTACGTTGAGACTGAAACAGATCTTAGAAAAAGAGCTTTTCAAAAAGGAACTGTCCAGCCTTTTTAATGATATAGAGATGCCTTTGGTAGAAGTGCTGTCGCAGATAGAGAGAAATGGCGTAAAGATAGACACTGCCTTATTAAAGAAGGAATCAAAAGAGGTAGAGGCGATTTTAGCTGACACAGTAAAAAATATTTATAAAATGGCAGGGGGTGAATTTAATATAAATTCACCAAAGCAGCTGAGCAAGATCCTGTTTGAGCAGCTGGAACTGCCAGTGATAAAAAAGACAAAGACAGGCTTTTCAACGGATGTAGGTGTATTGGAGAGATTATCGAGCGTGCATCCATTACCAAAAGAACTTTTGCTGTATAGAGAACTGTCAAAGCTGAAATCAACATATATAGACGCGCTGCCCGAACTTATAAATAAAAAAACAGGGAGGCTTCACACGTCGTTTAATCAAACAGTTACAGCTACAGGCAGGCTTTCTTCCAGTAAGCCAAACCTGCAAAATATACCTATTAAGACAGAGCAGGGTAGAAGAATCAGAAAGGCGTTTATTGGAGAAAAAGATAGATATATCGTGGCAGCGGATTACTCGCAGATCGAACTGAGGATCCTGGCGCATTTATCAGGCGACGAGGAGCTGGTAGACGCATTTGAAAAAGACATAGATGTACACACGCATACCGCGTCCCTGATCTTTGACGTAGATGAAAAGGGCGTTACCCCTGAGATGCGTTCGAATGCCAAGACAGTAAACTTTGGTATTGTCTATGGTATTAGCGCGTTTGGTTTGTCTCGAGGCCTTTCTATTGATCCGGCAAGCGCACAACAGTTTATAGACGCATATTTCGAGAGATATCCGCGCGTAAAGACTTATATGGAGGATACGATCGAGAGCGCCAGGGATATAGGGTACGTAACAACGCTTTTTAACAGACGAAGATATATCCCTGAGATAAATACAGGCGGCGCCAGAGAACAGCAGCAGGCTGAGAGGATAGCGATCAATGCGCCTGTACAGGGCTCAGCAGCTGACCTTATAAAGATCGCAATGATAGATATTCACAAGGAAATAAAAAAGCAAAAACTCTCTTCTGTGATGACGCTCCAGGTGCATGATGAACTGGTGTTCGAGGCGCCGAAGAAAGAGCTTGAGACAATGAAGGAGCTTATCCGCACAAAGATGGAGGGAGCTGTAAAATTGCGCGTGCCTGTAAAGGTAACAGTGAAGTGCGGGAAGAATTGGCTGGAGATGGAAGAATGTTAA
- a CDS encoding tetratricopeptide repeat protein has translation MEILMRRYFSQVLIILFYLTLISLVNTSYIYGAVLKDEAASYRGKGYEAQERGDIDSAISWYQKSIALDVDYAAPHNDLGILFEAKGWLDRAESEYQKALIIDPGYEKAHTNLALLYERKGELEKAAYYWMKRYKLGRPNDAWTNEARQRLEKLGLLDAKKIQEIERTFEQQAPEEETGQQKKKDSDEWTRIERKSEEKTVKSDIKPRPKKKIVRKRAKRSPELVEGPRPKKRIVKRKRVKKKQAKKKKTSSDEWTRLGGVPKEEARRSDIDAELEESLRLAEERLREEKQKTPAVTTSKKTAKRSSSVKKARPASGGASSSYSKARNYLGKGEYARALDALRLAKKDNPSDPALLELEQEVKNKMKEERIGDHYNEGIMRYQKDDFPGARKEFEAILNILPE, from the coding sequence ATGGAGATATTAATGCGAAGGTATTTTTCGCAAGTCCTTATAATATTATTTTATCTAACACTTATATCTTTAGTAAATACTAGTTATATATATGGTGCAGTACTTAAGGATGAGGCTGCATCTTATCGTGGAAAGGGATATGAGGCACAGGAAAGAGGCGATATAGACAGTGCTATTTCCTGGTATCAAAAGTCAATTGCCCTGGATGTAGATTACGCTGCCCCGCACAATGACCTGGGGATTTTGTTTGAGGCCAAGGGTTGGCTTGATAGGGCTGAGTCAGAATATCAGAAGGCCCTGATAATAGATCCTGGCTATGAAAAGGCCCACACGAATCTAGCGCTTCTATACGAGAGAAAAGGAGAACTTGAAAAGGCCGCGTATTACTGGATGAAGCGATATAAGCTTGGCAGGCCCAATGACGCATGGACAAATGAAGCAAGGCAAAGGCTAGAGAAATTAGGATTACTTGATGCAAAAAAGATACAAGAGATCGAAAGGACTTTTGAACAGCAAGCACCAGAAGAAGAAACAGGACAGCAAAAGAAAAAAGACTCGGACGAGTGGACAAGGATAGAGCGCAAATCAGAAGAGAAGACAGTAAAAAGCGATATAAAACCAAGGCCAAAGAAAAAAATAGTAAGAAAGCGAGCGAAGCGAAGTCCTGAGCTTGTCGAAGGACCCAGGCCAAAGAAAAGAATAGTAAAGAGAAAAAGGGTTAAGAAAAAGCAGGCGAAGAAGAAAAAGACCTCTAGCGATGAATGGACAAGGCTCGGAGGTGTTCCAAAGGAAGAGGCAAGGAGATCTGATATTGATGCAGAGCTAGAGGAGTCGTTGAGGCTGGCAGAAGAAAGACTGCGAGAGGAAAAGCAAAAGACACCCGCCGTTACTACGAGTAAAAAGACTGCTAAACGCTCAAGCAGTGTTAAAAAGGCCAGGCCAGCTTCTGGTGGTGCTAGCAGCTCTTACTCAAAGGCCCGAAATTATCTGGGTAAAGGAGAATACGCAAGGGCACTTGATGCACTAAGGCTGGCAAAAAAGGATAATCCCAGTGATCCAGCGCTTTTGGAGCTGGAACAGGAAGTAAAAAATAAAATGAAGGAGGAGAGGATAGGAGATCATTATAATGAAGGCATAATGCGCTATCAGAAGGACGATTTTCCTGGCGCAAGAAAAGAGTTCGAGGCAATACTTAATATTTTGCCGGAATAG
- a CDS encoding two-component regulator propeller domain-containing protein, producing the protein MKHVLILLAVILCCSSVFADHAWDIVTGISEAEMKEVAVDPTKVGVIYASSEKKMYRSENSGESWTVVFTAREDGNSINFVAVSRKAVFVCTERGAFKSIDGKSKWKKVFKGVGAKENNVSHVAFSRNGDIYLGTRRGLFISSDNCATWKKDQDLSVKWVAFLGDHDFLAAETGVYKGREGKWKRVFVTAVEESEYDSDEADYAATSTKPVNSIAIDKGKIYLATDSGIFTSSNTGETWGVFPSSGLLSQKIKRLLFKDDLYAATDKGIFIFNKKDQSWTALYKGMSANKAYSLSIDSNKRIWVATDKGLHNTKKPRPSLGFFDEGDVFEDFDYEPTIREIQEAAIEYAEVHPDKIKNWRRGARMKPLLPEVSVDYDKTINYDSGADRYYTGPHDWGVSAKWDLGEIIWNPNQTTIDIRSKLMVQLRDDVLDEITRTYFERRRLQIELELSPPTDIKNKMESALRVEELTADLDAMTGGYFSKSIK; encoded by the coding sequence ATGAAGCATGTTTTAATTTTACTGGCGGTAATTTTGTGCTGTTCCAGCGTATTCGCCGACCACGCATGGGACATAGTAACGGGAATAAGCGAGGCTGAGATGAAAGAGGTCGCGGTGGACCCTACCAAGGTGGGTGTTATTTATGCTTCGTCTGAGAAGAAGATGTACAGGAGCGAGAACAGCGGTGAGAGTTGGACCGTAGTATTTACCGCAAGAGAGGATGGGAATAGTATTAATTTCGTAGCGGTTTCAAGAAAGGCAGTGTTTGTGTGCACGGAAAGAGGCGCATTTAAAAGCATTGATGGAAAAAGCAAATGGAAGAAGGTGTTTAAAGGTGTAGGGGCAAAAGAGAATAATGTATCGCATGTGGCCTTTTCCCGGAATGGCGATATTTATCTTGGGACAAGAAGAGGTCTTTTTATTAGCAGTGATAATTGCGCAACTTGGAAAAAAGATCAGGATCTTAGCGTAAAGTGGGTCGCGTTTCTAGGTGATCATGATTTTCTCGCGGCAGAAACAGGTGTATATAAAGGAAGAGAGGGAAAATGGAAAAGGGTATTTGTGACTGCTGTAGAAGAGTCAGAATATGACAGCGATGAAGCAGATTATGCGGCGACTTCAACTAAACCAGTCAATAGCATCGCGATTGACAAGGGAAAAATTTATCTCGCGACCGACTCAGGGATATTTACAAGCAGCAATACAGGAGAAACATGGGGCGTGTTTCCATCCAGCGGATTATTATCCCAAAAGATAAAAAGACTTTTATTTAAAGACGATCTTTATGCGGCAACAGATAAAGGCATTTTTATTTTCAATAAAAAAGACCAGAGCTGGACAGCGCTATATAAAGGCATGTCAGCGAACAAGGCTTACTCTTTATCAATCGACAGCAATAAGAGGATCTGGGTCGCAACAGATAAGGGATTGCATAATACAAAAAAGCCGAGGCCCAGCCTCGGCTTTTTTGATGAAGGAGATGTGTTTGAAGATTTTGACTATGAGCCTACGATCAGGGAGATCCAGGAAGCAGCTATTGAATACGCAGAGGTGCATCCGGATAAAATAAAAAACTGGAGGCGAGGGGCAAGAATGAAGCCTTTATTGCCGGAAGTGTCAGTGGATTATGATAAGACTATAAATTATGACAGCGGAGCAGATAGGTATTACACAGGCCCGCACGACTGGGGTGTTTCTGCTAAATGGGACCTTGGCGAAATCATCTGGAATCCTAACCAGACTACAATAGACATAAGATCAAAGCTCATGGTGCAGCTAAGGGATGATGTACTTGACGAGATCACTAGGACATATTTTGAGCGTCGCAGGTTGCAGATAGAGCTTGAGCTTTCACCGCCAACTGACATAAAGAATAAAATGGAAAGCGCGCTTCGCGTAGAAGAACTCACTGCAGATCTGGACGCCATGACTGGAGGATATTTTTCCAAAAGTATAAAATAG